A part of Carettochelys insculpta isolate YL-2023 chromosome 1, ASM3395843v1, whole genome shotgun sequence genomic DNA contains:
- the FGL2 gene encoding fibroleukin, with protein sequence MNKFIYFFLFKTALFAFTNVFALAGEDTEDVREGKTVDACPIKVKTSGKCEGEECPYQINLPPMTIQLPKQFRLIEKTLHEVQTLKDEVNKLKKSCQECKLQADDNQEKDRTGFLAPNTEVPTENSKIQDNRVKELQSKVNKLSVSLQNAKNQIHSLKNHLEEMSLINMNNVENYVDSKVANLTYVVNSMDDKCSSKCSLIQPRPVVQVIQRDCADHYAGGRRNNGIYRVTPYPKNNSFEVYCDMESMGGGWTVIQMRQDGSTNFNRTWNDYKNGFGNLSGEFWLGNDKIHLLTKSKDMQLRIELEDFNDIREYAKYEQFYVASEYLKYRLSVSGYSGTAGDALHFSKHYNHDQKFFSTPDKDNDKYPSGNCGAYYSSGWWFDKCLSANLNGKYYHKQYKGIRNGIFWGTWHGISNDLPNGFKQSFKQVKMMIRPKIFEP encoded by the exons ATGAACAAGTTCATTTACTTTTTCTTGTTTAAGACAGCTCTGTTTGCTTTTACAAATGTTTTTGCACTTGCAGGTGAAGATACGGAAGATGTTAGAGAAGGAAAAACTGTTGATGCTTGTCCCATAAAGGTCAAGACCAGCGGGAAATGTGAAGGAGAGGAATGTCCATATCAGATAAACCTGCCTCCAATGACCATCCAGTTACCTAAGCAGTTCCGACTGATTGAGAAGACTCTTCACGAAGTACAGACTCTTAAAGATGAAGTAAACAAATTGAAGAAATCTTGCCAAGAATGCAAACTGCAGGCAGATGACAACCAAGAAAAAGACCGTACTGGATTTTTGGCACCTAATACAGAAGTCCCAACAGAAAACAGCAAGATACAAGATAACAGAGTAAAGGAATTACAGAGCAAAGTTAATAAACTCTCAGTCAGTTTGCAGAACGCAAAGAATCAGATCCACTCACTAAAGAATCACCTGGAAGAAATGAGCCTCATAAACATGAATAATGTAGAAAACTACGTTGACAGCAAAGTAGCAAATCTGACATATGTTGTGAACAGTATGGATGACAAATGTTCTTCTAAGTGTTCACTCATACAACCAAGACCTG TTGTACAAGTAATCCAGAGAGACTGTGCTGATCATTACGCAGGAGGTAGAAGGAATAATGGAATCTACAGAGTTACGCCTTATCCAAAAAACAATAGTTTCGAGGTTTACTGTGACATGGAATCAATGGGAGGTGGCTGGACAGTGATACAGATGCGTCAAGATGGTAGCACTAACTTCAACAGAACATGGAATGACTACAAAAATGGCTTTGGAAATCTCAGTGGGGAGTTTTGGCTGGGGAATGATAAAATTCATCTCCTTACCAAAAGCAAGGATATGCAACTGAGGATTGAGCTTGAAGATTTCAATGATATTAGAGAATATGCGAAATATGAACAATTCTATGTAGCCAGTGAATATCTCAAGTACCGTCTAAGTGTCAGTGGCTATAGTGGTACAGCCGGAGATGCCCTGCACTTCAGTAAACATTACAACCATGATCAAAAATTCTTCAGCACCCCAGACAAAGACAATGATAAGTATCCATCAGGAAATTGTGGGGCTTACTACAGCTCTGGCTGGTGGTTTGATAAATGTTTGTCTGCCAATCTAAATGGCAAATACTATCACAAACAATATAAAGGCATTCGCAATGGGattttctggggcacctggcatggtATTTCTAATGATCTTCCAAATGGTTTTAAGCAATCTTTTAAGCAGGTAAAAATGATGATCAGACCCAAAATCTTTGAGCCATAA